One window from the genome of Hippoglossus hippoglossus isolate fHipHip1 chromosome 10, fHipHip1.pri, whole genome shotgun sequence encodes:
- the slbp gene encoding histone RNA hairpin-binding protein isoform X2, with translation MSAWTVGRRRDAHSSQDDERITGPPRGSHCRKRGIDGNLRANREAEGSDRENSKHTDSRCRYSDNRHASFTTPESAGPVSRCGRQADWGSQVENDEMRRDVQRDIQRRKILGAEVTQRERKTSSGSSGSCDSREGENIETDEAVLLRRQKQINYGKNTLAYDRYIKEVPKHMRQPGVHPKTPNKFRKYSRRSWDQQIKLWKVKLHAWDPPTVDCQDKVLDNIEELGLDDIMDIELDFPNLSDSQNVPSSLTSHSLSLEGDDCLGTPVKIQKTETTVELDTV, from the exons GATCACTGGCCCGCCTCGGGGATCCCACTGCAGGAAGAGAGGGATCGATGGAAACCTGCGGGCCAACAGAGAGGCAGAAGGTAGTGACAGGGAAAACAGCAAGCACACTGACAGCAGGTGCAGATACTCCGACAACAGACATGCCAG TTTCACCACTCCCGAGAGTGCAGGCCCGGTGTCTCGCTGTGGTAGACAGGCTGACTGGGGTAGCCAGGTGGAGAATGATGAGATGAGGAGGGACGTACAGAGAGACATACAGCG GAGGAAGATACTGGGTGCAGAGGttacccagagagagagaaagacctCCTCTGGCTCTTCTGGGAG ctgtgactccagagagggagaaaacatCGAGACAGATGAGGCTGTGTTGTTACGGCGACAGAAACAGATCAACTATGGCAAGAACACATTGGCCTATGACCGATACATCAAGGAAGTTCCAAA ACACATGCGTCAGCCGGGTGTTCACCCAAAGACCCCCAATAAGTTCAGGAAGTACAGTCGTCGCTCTTGGGATCAGCAGATAAAACTGTGGAAGGTCAAACTGCACGCCTGGGACCCCCCAACAGTGGACTGCCAAGATAAAGTCCTCGATAACAT TGAGGAGCTGGGCCTTGATGACATCATGGACATTGAGCTGGACTTTCCAAACCTTTCTGACTCCCAGAATGTCCCATCCTCTCTGACCTCACACAGCCTTTCACTGGAG GGTGATGATTGTTTGGGTACCCCAGTTAAAATACAGAAGACAGAAACTACGGTGGAGCTTGACACGGTGTAG
- the slbp gene encoding histone RNA hairpin-binding protein isoform X1: MSAWTVGRRRDAHSSQDDERITGPPRGSHCRKRGIDGNLRANREAEGSDRENSKHTDSRCRYSDNRHASFTTPESAGPVSRCGRQADWGSQVENDEMRRDVQRDIQRYRRKILGAEVTQRERKTSSGSSGSCDSREGENIETDEAVLLRRQKQINYGKNTLAYDRYIKEVPKHMRQPGVHPKTPNKFRKYSRRSWDQQIKLWKVKLHAWDPPTVDCQDKVLDNIEELGLDDIMDIELDFPNLSDSQNVPSSLTSHSLSLEGDDCLGTPVKIQKTETTVELDTV; encoded by the exons GATCACTGGCCCGCCTCGGGGATCCCACTGCAGGAAGAGAGGGATCGATGGAAACCTGCGGGCCAACAGAGAGGCAGAAGGTAGTGACAGGGAAAACAGCAAGCACACTGACAGCAGGTGCAGATACTCCGACAACAGACATGCCAG TTTCACCACTCCCGAGAGTGCAGGCCCGGTGTCTCGCTGTGGTAGACAGGCTGACTGGGGTAGCCAGGTGGAGAATGATGAGATGAGGAGGGACGTACAGAGAGACATACAGCG TTACAGGAGGAAGATACTGGGTGCAGAGGttacccagagagagagaaagacctCCTCTGGCTCTTCTGGGAG ctgtgactccagagagggagaaaacatCGAGACAGATGAGGCTGTGTTGTTACGGCGACAGAAACAGATCAACTATGGCAAGAACACATTGGCCTATGACCGATACATCAAGGAAGTTCCAAA ACACATGCGTCAGCCGGGTGTTCACCCAAAGACCCCCAATAAGTTCAGGAAGTACAGTCGTCGCTCTTGGGATCAGCAGATAAAACTGTGGAAGGTCAAACTGCACGCCTGGGACCCCCCAACAGTGGACTGCCAAGATAAAGTCCTCGATAACAT TGAGGAGCTGGGCCTTGATGACATCATGGACATTGAGCTGGACTTTCCAAACCTTTCTGACTCCCAGAATGTCCCATCCTCTCTGACCTCACACAGCCTTTCACTGGAG GGTGATGATTGTTTGGGTACCCCAGTTAAAATACAGAAGACAGAAACTACGGTGGAGCTTGACACGGTGTAG
- the immt gene encoding MICOS complex subunit MIC60 encodes MLRACLRGANATAWKSCGRTPLNNLQHCRHYTAGETSGTAKVVAAGLVTVGGGIGGTILYAKWDHKFRAAIENNVPYSDWLLGLALGPKAQDGSLPFKKQMEMAQTPSMMEKEVKTSKAKSEKKLKEAAETSPLPTQPAQSIEEASAEVTHIISAISEVPSIPAPCDTEVAAVKEECKDCHDHQDTPETAVYTDTESPAASEPMRERPGEEVAAILAQQDKDEQEIVASVSASLEDSMASSAKATLQAIGAQEAALQTIIQHTHKLKEAMEAEVPPQEKSAQWKDLEAALADRTCAANDAGTALLKANEALDSLKSVIDKSKGLKVTAVRPLVLAAEENLHKMMVDLDKVVTKVQSSESEAKIVSQYSELVNEAKHQFQREVSSLTPEIQANWKGLTGKLSADDLNALIAHAHRRIDQLNRELAEQRVREQIHIDTALVQQKLEDQKALEKAVNTTLQHVKEEARLEQEQKLSELREVMEAEMRTQLRRQAAAHTDHVQDVLKVQEQEMKAEADQVLSSKMLEQETHYRHLSQEQLDNFTLDMNTAFARLKGMDEAIDSHVVAEEEARKAHQLWLSVEALCYTLKTADAELPTVPLDGAAQVVRNSCHENEFALALASALPEESLQRGVYSESALRARFNSLRSLARQVALIDESHNSLYHYFLSYLQAALLFEAKQEAPPAQLSSENLDSFKLLSYASYCLEHGDLELAAKLVNQLRGEARRVVEDWLTEARLTLETRQVISLLSAYANAVGLGTTQAP; translated from the exons ATGCTGAGGGCTTGTCTGAGAGGAGCTAATGCTACAGCCTGG AAGAGCTGTGGGAGAACCCCTCTAAACAATCTGCAGCACTGCCGGCATTACACAGCAGGAGAgaccag TGGTACTGCTAAAGTGGTTGCTGCTGGCTTGGTGACTGTAGGTGGTGGCATTGGAGGTACAATACTTTACGCCAAATGGGACCACAAGTTCAGGGCAGCCATAGAGAACAATGTTCCATACTCCGACTGGCTGTTGGGTCTGGCTTTGGGACCTAAAGCACAGGATGGCAGCCTCCCATTCAAGAAACAG ATGGAGATGGCCCAGACACCCTCTATGATGGAAAAAGAGGTGAAGACATCCAAAGCCAAGTCAGAGAAGAAGTtgaaggaggcagcagagacGAGTCCTCTCCCAACACAACCGGCACAGAGCATAGAGG AGGCTTCAGCAGAGGTAACTCATATCATCTCCGCCATCAGTGAGGTCCCATCAATCCCTGCTCCATGTGACACAGAGGTAGCAGCAGTAAAAG AGGAGTGCAAGGATTGCCATGACCATCAGGATACCCCAGAGACAGCGGTTTACACTGACACAGAGTCACCTGCAGCATCAGAACCAATGAGAGAGCGTCCAGGGGAAGAAGTGGCCGCTATACTGGCTCAACAGGACAAGGACGAGCAGGAAATTGTTGCAT CTGTATCAGCTAGTCTCGAAGACTCAATGGCTAGCTCAGCTAAAGCAACCCTGCAGGCCATTGGAGCTCAGGAGGCAGCCCTACAGACCAtcatacagcacacacacaaactgaaggaGGCTATGGAAGCAGAG GTTCCACCTCAGGAGAAGTCAGCCCAGTGGAAGGATCTAGAAGCTGCTCTTGCTGATAGAACTTGTGCTGCGAATGATGCTGGAACTGCTCTGCTGAAAGCAAA TGAAGCTTTGGACAGTCTCAAGTCTGTGATTGACAAGTCTAAAGGGCTGAAGGTCACTGCTGTTCGCCCACTGGTTTTAGCAGCTGAGGAGAATCTCCATAAAATGATGGTGGACTTGGATAAGGTGGTCACTAAG GTGCAGTCTTCAGAGTCAGAAGCCAAGATTGTCTCCCAGTACAGTGAACTGGTTAATGAAGCCAAACATCAATTTCAGAGGGAAGTGAGCAGCCTTACTCCAGAGATCCAGGCCAACTGGAAGGGACTCA CTGGGAAACTGTCAGCAGACGACTTGAATGCCCTGATTGCCCATGCACACCGTCGCATTGATCAGCTGAATCGGGAGCTGGCAgaacagagagtcagagagcagATCCACATTGACACGGCACTGGTGCAGCAGAAGTTGGAGGACCAGAAAGCCCTGGAGAAAGCCGTCAACACCACCCTGCAGCATGTCAAGGAGGAGGCCCggctggagcaggagcagaag CTGTCTGAGTTAAGGGAAGTGATGGAGGCAGAGATGAGGACCCAGCTCCGGAGACAGGCAGCTGCTCACACAGACCATGTCCAAGATGTCCTCAAAGTCCAGGAGCAGGAAATGAAAGCTGAAGCTGACCAG GTCCTCAGCAGTAAGATGCTGGAACAGGAGACCCATTACCGTCATTTGAGCCAGGAACAGCTTGATAACTTCACTCTGGATATGAACACTGCCTTTGCAAGACTGAAGGGGATGGATGAGGCCATAGACA GCCATGTGGTAGCAGAGGAGGAGGCCCGTAAAGCTCACCAGCTCTGGCTCTCTGTGGAGGCACTCTGCTACACTCTAAAGACTGCTGATGCTGAATTGCCCACTGTACCTCTTGACGGCGCTGCTCAGGTCGTGCGAAACAGCTGCCATGAAAATGAGTTTGCCTTGGCATTGGCATCAGCTCTTCCAGAAGAATCCCTTCAGCGAGGTGTATACAGTGAGTCTGCTCTCCGCGCCCGCTTCAACTCCTTGCGATCACTGGCCCGCCAGGTCGCACTCATCGATGAATCTCATAACTCCTTGTACCACTATTTCTTGTCCTACCTTCAAGCTGCACTCCTGTTTGAAGCTAAACAGGAAGCCCCGCCTGCCCAGCTGAGTAGTGAGAATTTAGATTCTTTCAAGCTTCTGTCATATGCAAGTTACTGCTTAGAGCATGGAGATCTTGAGTTGGCAGCTAAACTGGTGAACCAGTTGAGAGGTGAGGCTAGGAGAGTGGTGGAGGACTGGCTGACTGAAGCCAGACTCACACTGGAAACCAGGCAGGTAATCAGTTTGCTCTCTGCCTATGCAAATGCTGTGGGGTTAGGAACCACCCAGGCTCCATAG